The Oncorhynchus clarkii lewisi isolate Uvic-CL-2024 chromosome 12, UVic_Ocla_1.0, whole genome shotgun sequence genome segment TTATTTGCGAACACTCAGACGTCGTCAGAGGCTTAATCAAGTTTAGTTTGTCATCTCTGGAGTGACTCAGTTATGACACAAGTCATGTAAAATATTTGTATCTTAAAAAATGGAATGGAAAACCCTCACCGTTAATGTGTGTGATATCCTGGCTCAAAATGTCTACAGTGCAGAAATAAACATTGGTGATGAGTGTAGTTAGCCCTCAAGTTACCCCTGTGCaatatgaagtgctttgagagctGTATAATGCACAATGTTAATGTAATCCATTATTATCATTGTTAACATGTACGCAGTTCAACTCTTAAGATTCAAGTGATCTGTTCAACGATCCAGAGATACCTTTAATTCAAACACTGCATATTGAATGTAATGAACCAGAATGAATGCTTCCCAGAGTAGGATATGTTGTATCTGGACAATTAGCAATTAGGCTCCACTTGTGGGCCAAAATGCCTTTCAGCGGCACTATCTTTGACCATTTGGCACTTTATGATATAGATGCTTCTCCAAAGAACAGCAAAGCTTAAAAATCACCATATCTGTCTCTGCATCAGTGCACTCTGGGACACCATcatggatttgtgtgtgtgtgtcagtcagggaGCACACCTCGGCCGCTTCAACAGAGATGTGATGGTCATGGTTCTACCTCTTCTTAATGATCTGTGGTTGAAGCCCCTGCTGTATTGCCTTCTGAACGGACCCCTATTCCCATAATGGATAGCACGGCTCATGTGATGAATAATGCTGTGCCCATTGCACGGTGCTTAAACCTCACTGCCATGGAGGTGGATTAGGGTAATGGCCCTGTGTCATTTCAATGGTGGCATTACATAGCATGCCAAGCAGATTCACACCAGTGAAATCTGAAATAAGCTCCCTTCCTAAAGGGCATCTTGGCTCAGAGCATGGCTTCCATTAATGCTAAATGAATCATATTACACAGTAATGTTTACTATAATGTTAATTCAACCACTGCCCTTGCTACCATCTTTTTTTACAGATGTTGtcatccagagcaatttacagtagtgagtgcatcaTTTTTCCTACTGCCAGCACTCTATGGGACATGAACCCACAACCTTGACATTGGAAGCATCATGCTCTAACAACTGAGCTACACAGAACCGCAATCATTATCACTACCATCGCTATCAGTGCTTCTGCTGCTATCACCAGGGCTGACCATGTGACCTTCCTAGGGTCAAACTCAGGTCTCCTGCAGGCCACAACACTGTGTTAGCCCGtggtgtacaaaatattaggaacacctgctctttccatgacatagactgaatccaggtgaagctgtgtatgatcccttattgatgtcacctgttaaattcacttcaatcagtgtagatgaaggggaggagacaagttaaagaaggattgtttaGTATTGAGACAATAGAGatatggattgtgcatgtgtgcatttCAGATTGTGAATGGCCATgacaaagatttaagtgcctttgaacagggtatggtggtaggtgccaggcgcaatagtttgagtgtgtcaagaattgcaacactgctgggttttcacGCTTTACAGTTTCTcatgtgcatcaagaatggtccaccacccaaaggacatccagccaacttgacacaactgtgggaatcattggagtcaacatgggccagcatccctaatGCTTTTGAAACCTTGTAGTCAATGCCCcggcaaattgaggctgttctgagggcaaaaggcggtgcaactcaatattaggaagatgttcctaatgttttgtacactcagtgtatattttcaTGACCATTCCCTTGACCGCCTACATTTAACACATTTTTTATAACGTAGACACAGCATTACCCACTGCACCACATCTTGAAGGAGATGAGGTGGGCGTACACTGTTCAAAGTGCATTTATAACATTATATAACTTACACATTGAGTACAATAACACTATGATTGTGGTATATCATTGCATAAATCATTTATAACACTTttcatgctttttttttttttagaaaacatGTATCTATaaattataaatatggtgaatatgTTATACCCTTAATTTAAAGGATATGTAAAAGTTACAATTAAAAGTGGTCTACCATGTTTTGTACTGACTAACACAGTAGAAGATAAGTACAAAATATGAATCAAATATTAACAGAAAATCAAAGTAGAGATTGTGACAGAGAACTTATTTGAACTAAATAGCATATAATATTTGACTGCACAAAGCACTTTGCTCTCACATTTGTCTTTGCGCTGTATGAAATattcccctattccctatttgaAATGAGATCCGTTGTTACTGTACTGGTCAGAATCAATGTGTCCATACAACTATGATTCTATCTAAGTGGTATAACacaagtaatacttttttttttaaacagtcaaATTTGAAATTTGGACAACGTCACTCCAGGTGAGCGAGAGTTGAGTGAGCCAGCAAACCTCCTACTCCTGCcttgccaccaccaccaccaccaccaccaccaccaccatcctagACTTTTCTGCTTTATTTGTGTTTGTTAACACATGCTGACATGCAGAAGATTTGAACAAGCATAAACAGACTGAAAAGCTGTTTGACATGTCCAAGGTCAACAGGCAATGAGTATTGATGCTTTATCTCCTCAACTTTGTTATGAATTAACATCTGTAGAATGTCTCTCCACCACAAACATTTAAACCATCACTGGTGTAATCTCTTGCAGCAGGACATTTGAGCCTTTTCCAAATCTCCAAACCGGTCTTTGCTAATTCCCCGCCAAAACTATCAGTTGATTTCTTCCTTCTAATGTCCCATAATGCCTTATTCGATTATTTTCAATGCCCTCCGTCCCTGCTCTTCAGTCTCTTAAAACTCTTTAGTTTTTCAACTGAGCGAGTCAGATGAGGCGCAACCGCACTGGAGAAGAAGAGCAGGACTGGCGCAAATGCCCTCGCTTTTTACACTAAACCGTGTGATCGGTGTTTTATAATGGTTTTAAATGATGGAATATGCAAATTATAACAGTTGACCAGGGCTTTTAGGCTGTGAAGTGTTTATGAGGCATGGCTTTCGTTTTCACTTTCTTTTTCCTGTCCTGGTGAGTACAAGTAACTATTCTTCTCTGACTTTACGCATGTTAGGATGTTGATCGATGTAAATTATGCAACTTTGGTGCAGTAACAAGTTGCACCGAGTAAAATAAGGCGACAGATAATGAAGATGTACTTTGTTTACAGTGTGAGCAATGTTTGGGGAAATAATCCGAAATCGACCGAGATTGATGGGAATATCTATTTGGATAACATTACGCGTATATTGGATAGATTACTAGATGGATATGACAACAGACTGCGACCTGGATTTGGAGGTACAGTAATGCATATTTTAGAATTCTAACAGGTTGTTTTTAAAGGTGTTAAATTCCAGTCTTCTCACTCAGTAGATAAAGTTGTACTTTCCACTGTGCTGAGGCACTTATGTTCCGGATATACCCTAATTCTTGGTCACTATCCGATCGTTGGAAGCTGCTTTTGGTGCACTTACTATAACTCAAATGTGTGCCCTCGAGTGTCCAGACAATTTATTTACCCACTTAGGGTGTCTTTCTCAAATAGGGCCAATCCTACTAAGGGATGTTATTGTGCTGACTTGTGAGATATCCAACACTTCCACAGGTCTAGTAAATGTAAACTGGCAATGGGATATCATTAACAATAACAGCGTTTTTATCTTGTCGATATCTTACGTGCTTCCTTTTGTTTTTAGATTGAAGAGTTATGTTTATTTGGCTTTGTCTTATGCCAAACCAACACTTATCTTTGTAGGTCCAGTTACCGAGGTCAAAACAGACATCTTTGTAACCAGCTTTGGTCCAGTGTCAGATGTTGAGATGGTATGTGTTCGCAGTACTACTTTATCCAGTCCATTTCTATAACACAAGACTCCAGAGTAATGGCAATTTATGGATATTTTAATACACACTTGTGTTATTGCAGACAGATAATTGCTTGTTGCTCTCAGTCCTAGAATGTCCCTCCACAGTCTCAAGTCATGTTCCTACCAGCCATATTATTCTGGCATTTGGGCAGAATGTCATTAGTGCAGCTTAGGGATTTTAATCTGGTTGACAATCTCTGCCAGTGAGGGTCCCAAGCCTGCTGATCGTTTTATTTCCTTTACCCACTATACCATGTGATACATTAGTAGCCATCCTACATGCAGTATAGATAAGACCCTTCAGAGCAGTAAAGCCATCCATTTTGTCAAAAAGCATTCCCGGATTGAAAAAGCCATATCCATGGTTACCGTTTGGATCTTCAGTCATTTGTTTTCATGTAGAGTTGAGAAATATGGATATGCACGGTAATTAAACAGATCACAAACAACACAGAGGGTATACTTTACAAtatgactccccccccccccccaaaaaaaaaaacactatatatccattttctgaaatgttggtaaattaacttttattgtttaaagaactTATGAAAGAGATTGGTCTTTGTTTTtccactatctaatcatggcatggggttgttcaatgacagacatgtatttgtttaaaatctatcacttgatggtttcatttcagagacaaaTAATCGTAGTTTTTTGCAAAACTctatatatatctgcctcactctcagataaataagtagtactgctaggttttacacggTCAAATGTAACAAACAACTACATTTTGaataaagaactgtacaaatCATAGATTTATATAAAATGAATCAATGCTgtaatatgagatctgtatgtaaaacagtTACatatgacattttagtcatttagcagatgctcttataaaAGTGACTAgtccattcatcttaagatagatacagtaggtgaatacatatcacagtcaaatttACTGTATATGAACAtcccattccagctaaacaatggatatatagcgtttgcAAAAAAATGCTAATTTTAATGCACACCTCAAATCTATGAATTAAAAATCTGAGAACAGTCATATTTAAACACACGAAGGTATccataagcaatcatttctggagaaaaaaacgCAAATGTGAAAAATATACTCCTCATTTGCATAAATGAAATAAGTTGACTTATTACTGGCAATTTTCAAAAAAAAATCAAATGAGGTCACTGAAATGCTGTacgtactgtacagtatatgcccTCACTTGCATACGAATTGATTGCTGATTTGATTTCCACACCACCATGTTGTAGGAGTACACCATGGACGTATTTTTCCGTCAAACGTGGATTGACGAGAGGTTGAAATTCGAGGGCCCCATCGAGATTCTGCGGCTCAACAACCTCATGGTCAGCAAGATCTGGACGCCAGACACATTCTTCCGGAATGGCAAGAGGTCCATCTCTCACAACATGACCACTCCCAACAAGCTGTTCCGCATCATGCAGAACGGAACTATCCTCTACACCATGAGGTACTAATGAGTCACACAGCCATCCAGGTCCAGGATAGACCTACGTAGTACTCTGTGTTCATTAGAACACATGGGTATGGTTGAGCTGTCTGTGCAATATACGCATACTTAACCAGGCGCATTTCTATGAGTATTGCTTTGTTTTGAAAATATGGTACTACCCCACTGTATGCTGGTGTGATTTAGTTATATATGATCATAGGTGAGCGTtactactgtacatacagtgtgtCCAATACTCTTTGTCATTCCATTGCAGATTGACTATAAATGCGGAGTGTCCCATGCGACTGATGAACTTCCCCATGGACGGCCATGCCTGTCCTCTCAAGTTTGGTAGTTGTGAGTTGTCTTGATAAGCCTTAGTCAGACAGATGGTTCCACCAGAAGAGCTGGTGATCACATACTGACTACAGAATCGTTTATTTCTGCTGTCCAGATGCCTACCCCATGAGTGAAATTGTGTACACATGGAAAAAAGGACCACTGTTCTCTGTTGAAGTACCAGAGGAGTCCTCCAGCTTGCTACAGTACGATCTAATAGGACAGACAGTGTCCAGTGAGAGGTTAAAATCCAACACAGGTAAGAATGTGTTCATTCACTCTATGCTTAAGTAATGCTTACAGAAATAGGCCTAAAAAGATAACTAAGCTAACTAACTGTATGCATCCTGTATGCATATGGCTTTGCAGGATTCCAATCTAAAGACATTAGTACATTCTAAATGGAATTTTCCTCTGAATCTTTGCTTTTTTTGGTACACATTCAATGTGGGGTATTTGACAGGTGCTACTGTATGCACGTACTGTATGCATGATGTCTCCCCCCGTGATGCTCACTGTCTGATCTGTTGTCTGTAACACAAATCAGTATTGTGCCCAGTGAATTTCTGATTTAACAATGTTGCCTGTTAGAAACTCTGCGCCACAGACATAAATTCCATTTGTTTCCTGACAGGTGAATATGTAATCATGACTGTTCACTTCCACCTGCAAAGGAAGATGGGCTTCTTCTTGATTCAGACATACATTCCCTGTATCATGACGGTGATCCTGGCTCAGGTCTCTTTTTGGATCAATAAGGAATCTGTTCCTGCTCGAACTGTATTTGGTAGGCCTCCTCCTGATCTCCACCTTTACTCCCTCCATGTCTCCACTGGGTTGTCCACCATGCTTACATGTTGCAAGGTTACCCCTGAAGGTCCCATTATAAGTTGGAGTTCCTTTGGAGTGACACAATAGAGCCACTTTAACATAACAAAAGAACAAAGGTGGATTATACCAATTCACCACTCATTACATGATCCATTCTGTATCCTTTTATGTAGATTAGGTGAGGATATAGTATTTTAATGTTCTTTCTTGGCAGAACTTGGTAATGGTCTGCATTCTATGGAGTGCTTCACTTAGTGGAGTGGTGCTAGAGATAAAAGGCAGCACAGTCACATGGTAGCTCTCAGACCTTCTACCTCATTATATTAATTTCCTCCAAAGTGGTGGAGCTGAGTTAATAGTAAATAACTCCTACTTTGAAATCAGTCATACCgagagggttgggggggggggggggggggggggggggtgctgtttACTTGGACTCGTTCCGAGGACTTGCAGATTCCGCTTGTTCCCATTACATCATGCGACACTTGTTTCAGCCTCTAGCCTCGGGAGCATGGAGCTCCTAAGTTTAATTTGCCATCCTTTCGATTTTCAATTTGAATTTCCTCAGTTATGTTTTCGCGAGCAAGGAGTAGTGGCTACTGGCCTTTGTAGATTATGGCTCTCTTTGGAAGCTCGTCAGCATTTTTGAAAATCCCACACAGAAGTGAAAGATAACAATCATTAGTACGTGTTCAAGTTGGGCCCCACGTGAAACGCACATATGCGGAAAGTCATTAACCTCCCACATCCCACTGCTTTCATTTCACACAGTTGCGGGGGAGCGCTGTGAAGATATTGGAGTGTTTTTAGTGTGAACATGGTGTGTCCTTTAGGAGGCTGTTGCATAAAcatattggattttccccaaacccAAGAATGACAGGCTTTATCTTCACGGTTTACACTGTTTGTTTTTGCGTTCCAAAATGCTACGATTAAGAGACTGTAAATTGCTTCTGTAAATCCAATGTATTTGAATGCTTTGGTGACACAACAACATGACAACCGTAATATGGGGCACAGCGAGAAGCCACACAAAAGAAAATCCTGGGTTGTTTGGTggatgacccaactgctgggttgcaggtattgggtcacttagttgggttgtTTTCTATAAAAAGAGCACGGTTGGGTTGTTGATTACATGTGGTATTGAGATATGACCCAGtgggtcagatcagaagactggagaTGTGGCTTAGCAGTGGTGTGACTTTCAGGAAGTTATTTTGGGCTacccgtgagagtaaatgtcattccggtTCATCTGTTCTATTTTATTGTCATCAAATGTTAAGGTTGAACACTGACACGTTTGTAGCTTTAATGAGGCTTACACAAGTGTTCCTTAAGAGCCTATGGATTACATTAAAAAGACCCAGCTGCTGGGTCAACCCAGCATGAAAGTGAATAAAAACCAAAATTATGCTTAAATTAACCCATGTTGGGTAATCCAAACAACCCGAATGGCTGGGTCACAATAACCCAAcgtgtgttctgtccaatatttactcAGCGCTGGGTTACCAAATAACCAAAATTGGATTGTTTTAAACCCAGCATTTTTGTTTGAGTGCAGTAGCTAAATAGGTTGTAGTAATGCACTGACAGGtgcagaaggagaaagagagctaTGCAGAAGCACTCCATCAGGACTAAAGCACACGAGCCATTGTTGTTGTGACTCTGGAAGAGCTGAAAGTCCCCCGAGCTGAAGTCTCACAGACTTAATTGAGTGGGCCTAATTTGTACCTTGCTTTTAGCCTTTAAAAGCGCACGGATGCCTCAGGCTCCTCATTTCTTTCTCCTGAATtttattcctcctcctcttcttccctctttctctggcCTCCTCAGCTTTTTTTTACTGACACGATTTCTCCCATATCCCTCTTCCTCAGTGTGATCATTACCAAGTGCATGAATTTGACAGGCAGTGTTGGCCATTGGTGGGTTTTTTATAGAGAGTTGGTACTGTAGCTAACTTTATCAAGAGTTCTGTACTGGCTTTCAGCGCTGAAGCAGTGCTTAAATGCAGTGAAACATGATTACATCCACTTAAATGCTCTctacatgtccccccccccccacccctgagCAAATGAACTGTGTAAATATGTCATTGTTAAGAGCATAGCAGGGCAGTGGCCAATGGACCTTTTTTGTTGGTGACAGTTTTAGCTTAATGAAAACAATCTCTGCTAAATTATAGCTGTACCCTGTTAATGGACCAGTATAGAGCATGTCCCTTATGTGAATTAATAATGACTTGTAAGGGCCTCGATAGTGTGAGGCCAGCGATTCAAACTCACTTTGAATAAATGTGATGAGATTTATTACCATGGACACATATTGTATCCACGGATCTGTTTGTATTTGTGAATCTCCACAGTGTTATTCCTTGCTCAGATATCTGTTGCCACGTTAAATGCAACGGATTGAGGCACAACTGCTTTGCCTGTTTGTTGCTATTGTTGTTGTTATCGTCAACAAGATCCAATTTGTGAATAGAAATAAATGCAGCCAATCAATTTCCATAGTAGCTCTGCCTCAGATGAGGTGCCTGGCCATAATATTATTTAACACTCTCAATCAATGGCAACTTATTTGTACTCCCTTGAAACGTAACTTGCAGTGAACCACTAGAAATAAGCAACTCCATTCTGACAAAGGTTGTACAGATTGAAATTCGCAATCAATTTATTTTGATATACAGGTTAAGTAGTTCATTAAAACTTTGGTAGTCTATGAATATGTTCAGTCTCTTCCCAATGTTATGAGGAGACAAGAGGGTGAATTCCTGCAAGTCTAGATAGTCCTGTCGGTGAAGTCACTTGGCATTCCAATGAACCTTATCCAATACCAGTAGAAAGTATTTCAGAAGACATTTATGCATACTGTATAGCACAGTAAATTGCTTCATATAATCTGTGGACAGGACAGCCTTTCTACACTCTCTTCATTATCCAGGATTGGGACTGCTATTGCTCCTTTTCCCTGTAAACTTGTTCCATGTAAGCCTTCATCAATTCATCTGTGTCCCATCCTTCTCATCATCATTACTCTCCTGCTCCTCCAGGCCTGCTTTGCAGCTCAGTCATCCATTGTCTCCCTGAGATGAAACTACACTACCCCGGCATCTCATTCCAACCCGCATCCGATTGATCACCATGTGTCTAACTCAAACCCAAGGAAGTTGTGCTGCTCTggaactatcatcatcatcactaaaaACAGGCCATCCCATGATCAGTAAACACTGTGGCTGGTATGACAAACTTCATCCACCCCAACCCTCCTCTGCTTTTAGAGCGACGTAAGAAATACCCTGCTGTGATTTCAAATGGATTTGCGTCCAAGACATAACCGGAATGCTACAAGTTGACCCAAATGAAAGTTGACCTCATTTATATGGACAAATAGCAAGTCATCTATTGATCGTGAGAATCAGCAACCAAAAACATGGCTTAGTTTCCTCAGCTTAAGCTTAGTGTTACCATAGTTGCGTGCCCTAATCGAGTCCTGTGATACCATGTTTCCAAAGAGCAGGCCTAAATGACCTGACTTAAAGTTGATTTAGGCATGCTGTTACCGTAGGAACATACTGCATTACCACAGGCCCTACCACTCCTGTGTTTGCACGCAATGATGTTAAGGCTAAGCTGTGGGTGAGTAAACTAAGCCATGTTTTTGGTTGCTGCCTCTCAGGATCAATAGATCATGCTGAGAGTACACAGTGTTACTTTGAAAACCCTACCGTTGGTGAATTTGTTATCTTGTATGACTCTCGCTATTGGTGAAGTGAATACATTTGACATAATGGGTGAACTATTGATTTTCTTAAAGTAAGAAAGAATGGACTTTTTTACATTTCGCTGGCCACTTGTTTACTCAAGTCTCCAGGCTGAATATTTCATAGCGCTACAGGTATCATTACTTATCAATAATACCAGAGCGCATTGGTATCTGAGACGTAGACATTATAATCAATATATATAATGTCTACGT includes the following:
- the LOC139420801 gene encoding gamma-aminobutyric acid receptor subunit alpha-6-like, whose product is MAFVFTFFFLSCVSNVWGNNPKSTEIDGNIYLDNITRILDRLLDGYDNRLRPGFGGPVTEVKTDIFVTSFGPVSDVEMEYTMDVFFRQTWIDERLKFEGPIEILRLNNLMVSKIWTPDTFFRNGKRSISHNMTTPNKLFRIMQNGTILYTMRLTINAECPMRLMNFPMDGHACPLKFGSYAYPMSEIVYTWKKGPLFSVEVPEESSSLLQYDLIGQTVSSERLKSNTGEYVIMTVHFHLQRKMGFFLIQTYIPCIMTVILAQVSFWINKESVPARTVFGITTVLTMTTLSISARHSLPKVSYATAMDWFIAVCFAFVFSALIEFAAVNYFSTLQANRELRKVAAIKAAQEAAEAGRSDGESSSDASSMLKKRMNSTPHFERPAEVFPNPPVNAQAFLQQGSAVPSNNLLTGTSIIDKYSRILFPLSFGAFNLVYWIVYLTKDTMEMTRDSV